In the Melanotaenia boesemani isolate fMelBoe1 chromosome 14, fMelBoe1.pri, whole genome shotgun sequence genome, TAGTGAAAAACTCATTTTCATAgcgaaacaaacaaaatatgtaaaattacaACATTTCTGCAAGTTCATTTGAGTAAATCCCTGATCAAAGGTAGAAATAACTGGACAGAATTAAACTGTATATCTCATACACACTTAGATGAGGAGATATAAATTAAATCATTACCCATGAAACAATTATATATGCAGATTTCATTGATTTGAAAGTTTTAACATTGATTCCTTTTGCTGTTGATGACCAAATCTACAATTAGGTTTATATGAAATAATCATGGAAAGTAAAAATGTTCCATATTCAAAATGACGGCTttctgtatttatacatttttaatccaCACCAATTTGAAAAGCATTGATTGTTACCTTGTAATGTTAttggtttctatttttttttttcttttttttttttttagttaggcCCAGAGCATTTGATTAAGCTTCAGAGCTTAATCAATTGAATCACCAGCAGCCAAATAAACAGGTCAAAGCTGAGGCAGAAATCTTGCACTAGCATTGACAAAAGTGCTGTGTAATAAAGAAAAGAGCTCAAAGTTGGAGTCAATGCTGGCTGATATGGACAATATTTCTAAGATTTTTCCGTCCAGAAACATTAGTCACACTGCAGACTGGACTCATCCTCGCTTTTAGTGTCCTGAGCAGCCTCCTCTGTCATTTTGTGTACTGTGCGAATGGAGACTCTTCATTCACTTGGCCCTGGAGAGatgacagaaaacacaagagAAGTTCTTCAAAAAACCTGATGTTGACATGCAGTCAAcatggtgtgtttgttttgtggatGATACATATATATTCAAGCATTTCCTTTCTGTTGTGACAGAAATAGAGtaagcaagaaaagaaaaaaaaaaaagaaattgctaAATTAGTGCACAGAAACAGACACATCATCTAAAATGGAGTTTTCAACGCTGCTTTCCAAAGAGGGCATAAACTCCCTTTCTGTCGCCTGTTTTGAAAGACAGTTTTGTCATTTATTAACCCTGCCAGTTATATTTTCATCATTACATGCACATTTAgctaattcagctttttttcctcccctaTTGTAGGTTATATATTGTACTTGTTGCTCTCCCAACCTTTATAAAGTGCACTCTGTTCTAATAAAACAGAACACTCTGAAAAGTTTGTACAGCAGCTACATGCACGTGCCAGTAATGATTGACAGTGACAAAGCTATTTATTAGGACCACCTGAGTAGTTAAGTGCAATCCAGTACAACAACTATGAACAACTATGGTGAAATCTTACCTTTATTATTTAGGTCAAACTGGGTGTTGTTGGTGTTCAGGACCATACTGAAAAaactttgtaatatttttttttttgctcagttAGTATTTTACTGCCACCTTTGAAAAACAGTCAGCTGTTTTTCCCTATGATGACATAGAGATTTTGACTCCGTCACCTGAAATAACATCTGAGGACTCCAGGATGCTGATGGAGTCTTAATACCTGCTGACAAACTGATGGAAGGGTCATGATAAGCTCTCATTTCTGAAGAAAAGACTTAGTCATGACTTATTAACCACAAACAATGTGCTGTGGGACTTTTTCACTCACTGACAATCGAGCCAGACTTCCTGTTTGAGTAATAGAGCAGCAAACTATCATCTTTtcatgaaaaggaaaagaaaagccaCATTATAACTGAAGTGCAAACAACTGCTGGAGCTGATAGCTCAGACACATAAATTGATAATATCTTTAAGTGCAGGTTAGGGGACAAACTGTTGAAGACTCTGAGCTGAAGATTTGCCCATCCATGCAGTCCATCCAGTAGGCCTTTAGTTTGTCTTAAAACCTGTGTCCTGTGTTTTATctgttgtgcagcactttggtcatggtatggtatggtatggtatggtatggtatggtatggtatggtatggtatggcaaaacaactaaataaccTTTTCCAGTTATATTTAAAAGTGTTATGTACTCAGTCTGACAATCTGTTAAACAGTTACTTACCAGGGGCATGTCTTCAAGCCTCTCAAAGTTGGATCTTGGAGATCGGATACATTTCACAGTTGCAACCACCAGCACAAGAACAAAGACAATACAGAAGATGCAAAGGATGGCCACGAGGCCGGGGTTTGATGCCAACTCTTCTTTTACCCCATTGGTTGAAAGAACTGGGTTGATGAtgacataaagaaaaattaaatgaaaatatgtaaCCAACTTGTAAACTTTATAACTGATTGTACTAGAAAAGAAGACCCAGCTGGCAGTACTCCACAGCAGTTTATCTGACTTTATTGTTGCCAGTTTGGGATGTTATTGTGCTCAATGTTGAAACTCAAACGTCAGTTTTGTTTCGATCTTAACTGAAACCATATCTGTTTTCAGTAGCTTTCTCAATTTGGGCTTACTTTATTGTAATTTGTGTTTCTTGCTATTTTCTCCGATAGGTAATCAAATTTTAGTTATGTGGTTTTAATGGCTCACTTTATGATCTGgtcttttaatttagtttaatttaatgtaatttaacttaaagcactttggtgaatgtttgttacttttaaatgtgctataatAAAGTGATTTGGCTTTGTAAATAGTTGTCGTACTTTgttatttattgatgtttttctttttccttttgttgttttgcatttcAGGGCCACTGCATATCAGAACCCAAACATGTATTACCAGACATTTTTTGTCAGCGTTTGTAATGTTGTATTATCTCTGTCTACTTTATATCCTAGCGTTTGTTTCCTGCAGCTTTGCTGCTAACTGAAGCAAGCCATAAGCTGTGtatttaatgttaatatttagCTAATGCAGCACTGTAAGTTAGTGTTAATCTTATTAAGCTAACTATAATTTACTCTTTTTATTGGTAAATTTGACAGCATCAAAATGGAGccttaataattttaatagatgtttgtttttattgtaatgccAGAAGCACAAATGAAATCTATTCTTTTCtcagaaagtttattttatccTTCAGAGTCAGACATCTTGTCTTTGGTGTAGCTATATACCTCACACTGAAACCTGACATTCACCTTCCCAGAAATTTAAGTATGTTTTGCTTTGACAGCTGATTTTGTAATGAAAGATAACCTGCTAGGTTCAAGGTAATTcttctgttaaataaaacgttaGATGTAATAGGCTGTAATTGTGTAAGTTTTGCTGATAATGCTGATGGTGAAAAGTATTCTCTCTCTAGTTCTAACACAGAGGCATAAATTACCCCATGTGTCTGATAGTAGTCTTACCTGGGCTGGTCGAGTTTACAACATTTGTAGAAACATTTGGTGAtcctgatgctgatgctgatgctgatacTGATGCTGATACTGATGCTGATGCTGGTGCTGATGCTGAtcctgatgctgatgctgatgctgatacTGATGCTGAtactgatgctgatgctgatactgatgctgatgctgatgctgatgctgatactgatgctgatgttgatgttgatgctgatgctgatgctgatgggACTGTCTGTCCTTGGGAAACCTTCTCACTTGATGTGTGGGTAATGGGTGTAGTCACTGGACTGGTGCTTGGATTGGTTTCCTTAATCCTGGTTGTTTGTGGTGAAGTTGAAGTGACTTTAGCAGTAGCCTGTGTTGCTGGTTGAGACTGATGTGCACTGGAAGTGTAATTCCCAGTGGATAAAGAGATGGAGTTGGAGAAGTGTGCAGCACTTGTGTTTGTCACTATTCCCTGCTCAGTTGAAGTGGAAATAGTGGTacctgtgaaaaaaataaaataaaataaccagcATGAAAACCATATTCCGACTTACAGaatttaggcaaggcaagtttatttgtacatcactttttatgtacaagactatttaaagtgctttacatgaaaaacattaaaagcattacagcagggtgcaaggaagcaataaaaaaaatgttaattaaaaacgaactttaaaaaagaataaaatattaaataaaaactgagaaaaataataaatgctaaaatagataaaatggaagaaataaaatttccaaTGTGAGAAAttgacagttgttttgataaaaggcagaagtttttaactctgatgtaaaactgctgagagtttcagcagaacTGCAGTTTACTGagagtttgttccagatgtgaggagcataaaagctgaacgctgcctctccacgtttagttcagactctgggaacagaaagtagacctgaccctgatgacctgagggatctggctGGTtccataacaaaccagaagatccggaatgtattttggtcctaaaccctTAAAAGCCAgacccaagaaaaaatggggagaaaagtctttttttttttcaatctaaCTTCTTTATTTGActctttaacaaaatataaaagaaaaaagaaaaatattttttttgtattattaccatgtcaaaattattgtagccattattgtattattatttgatCCACCAGGGAGCAGAAGACaatatcagattgtgtacaacaggaTTTTGCatcaagtttttaccatagAGTGACAGAAAAAGTCTGAAACTCTATGTATGAGACATACAGTTTCAGAGATTTTTTGCATTAAGATAAATCTAATGGAGATTGTTTCTTGGCATTTCTAAGGCAGATAACATAACTAACATTTTAATCTAACAGCAGCTAGGTAGCTGGGAATTTAGTGTCCTGTACACTGAAGATGGTTATGAGCCAGTCTCCACTAACATGTACAGCACTGCAGCAGCCCTGGTCACATCAGGTACAGTTAAGCATTACCTGCGTAGAGCCCAAAACACAAAGACACTACTTCTCCAAAACAGACAACTACGACATAgcgaaagaaataaaaccagacCTTTTATGTTAGTGAGAAAAGAGTTTAAATGGCTCAGCTGAGctctaaataaatgtaatagtCTCCTGAAGCTGGAAGCTCGCTGCTTGAAGTTACAGAGAACTACATGACAGTATCACGTTTCACTCAACAAAGACAGGAAGTAGGAAACATGACGATTCTCTGAAGCAACATCCTGAGACTAAAACTCTGATGAGCCTCTGATCTTTTAAATTCCAGATCTGGATCTTGTTTGAGCTCAGTCATAAGCATTTGCTCTGGGCTTTAAACTTAGATCT is a window encoding:
- the LOC121652506 gene encoding platelet binding protein GspB-like, producing MSTASSLNMPAAKHLTVLVSLLTVCRGTTISTSTEQGIVTNTSAAHFSNSISLSTGNYTSSAHQSQPATQATAKVTSTSPQTTRIKETNPSTSPVTTPITHTSSEKVSQGQTVPSASASASTSTSASVSASASASASVSASASVSASVSASASASGSASAPASASVSASVSASASASGSPNVSTNVVNSTSPVLSTNGVKEELASNPGLVAILCIFCIVFVLVLVVATVKCIRSPRSNFERLEDMPLGQVNEESPFAQYTK